ACATCGCCCATACGGCGGCGCCAGGACGCGCCGCAAGACACCAGCACCACGGCCAGCacacgccgcgcggcgcccACACACCACACCCGGGGCCAGCAACCCCACACAGCACCCAACGGCCATCAGCTGGTAGTGCATGTTATCCTTGTATCCGCACAGTGCGCAGCGgtccaccgccacgcacacgtcaGAGTGAGTATTGATGTGTCTgcatcatcgccgcggcCCGCGCacatcccctcctccgcacaACAACcagcaccgcacacgcgcgccaccacacgcagAAGCCCAACGCGCATCAGAGATTGTTCACCCGTGAAATACAGTAGTTCGTcaggcgcgcacagccgGCGGCTACGCGACATGCGTCTTCGCACACTCTGTACATcatcacacgcgcgctcagtcgcaacacacgcacacgcagcgcgcATCTCGCACCACCGATTGGACACAGTCGCCAAGGGCGCAAGGGCGGCATCCTGCCCGGAAGGtgcaggcggcagcagtaACGGCAtcggcacacatgcacacgcactcacgcacgcatcagCTGGTGTTCTTAGAGGTTATACAGTCGCTCACGGGCCACGAAGGCTCGGTAAATGTGCAAACAATAACTCATCCAGTCATCACAGCGtgccgtgcacgcacacgcacgcatgcacgcgcagaacGTCATCCTCGGATATCGGTGTAGTATAGTATTCACTTGCATCGCATGTAATCATCGACGGTCGTTAGGTGGAAGACGCAATGTAATCATGCAGTTCCGCAAaagcggtgccggcagcgacgctcgAGCTCTCCACATCGCCCATACGGCGGCGCCAGGACGCGCCGCAAGACACCAGCACCACGGCCAGCacacgccgcgcggcgcccACACACCACACCCGGGGCCAGCAACCCCACACAGCACCCAACGGCCATCAGCTGGTAGTGCATGTTATCCTTGTATCCGCACAGTGCGCAGCGgtccaccgccacgcacacgtcaGAGTGAGTATTGATGTGTCTgcatcatcgccgcggcCCGCGCACATCCCCTTCTCCGCACAACAACcagcaccgcacacgcgcgccaccacacgcagAAGCCCAACGCGCATCAGAGATTGTTCACCCGTGAAATACAGTAGTTCGTcaggcgcgcacagccgGCGGCTACGCGACATGCGTCTTCGCACACTCTGTACATcatcacacgcgcgctcagtcgcaacacacgcacacgcagcgcgcATCTCGCACCACCGATTGGACACAGTCGCCAAGGGCGCAAGGGCGGCATCCTGCCCGGAAGGtgcaggcggcagcagtaACGGCAtcggcacacatgcacacgcactcacgcacgcatcagCTGGTGTTCTTAGAGGTTATACAGTCGCTCACGGGCCACGAAGGCTCGGTAAATGTGCAAACAATAACTCATCCAGTCATCACAGCGtgccgtgcacgcacacgcacgcatgcacgcgcagaacGTCATCCTCGGATATCGGTGTAGTATAGTATTCACTTGCATCGCATGTAATCATCGACGGTCGTTAGGTGGAAGACGCAATGTAATCATGCAGTTCCGCAAaagcggtgccggcagcgacgctcgAGCTCTCCACATCGCCCATACGGCGGCGCCAGGACGCGCCGCAAGACACCAGCACCACGGCCAGCacacgccgcgcggcgcccACACACCACACCCGGGGCCAGCAACCCCACACAGCACCCAACGGCCATCAGCTGGTAGTGCATGTTATCCTTGTATCCGCACAGTGCGCAGCGgtccaccgccacgcacacgtcaGAGTGAGTATTGATGTGTCTgcatcatcgccgcggcCCGCGCACATCCCCTTCTCCGCACAACAACcagcaccgcacacgcgcgccaccacacgcagAAGCCCAACGCGCATCAGAGATTGTTCACCCGTGAAATACAGTAGTTCGTcaggcgcgcacagccgGCGGCTACGCGACATGCGTCTTCGCACACTCTGTACATcatcacacgcgcgctcagtcgcaacacacgcacacgcagcgcgcATCTCGCACCACCGATTGGACACAGTCGCCAAGGGCGCAAGGGCGGCATCCTGCCCGGAAGGtgcaggcggcagcagtaACGGCATCAATACACCGGCGCGCCAATGCatcagcacacgcacgcatgcacgcgcagaacGTCATCCTCGGATATCGGTGTAGTATAGTATTCACTTGCATCGCATGTAATCATCGACGGTCGTTAGGTGGAAGACGCAATGTAAACATGCAGTTCCGAAGGAGGATTATACTGTGTTCAAGAGGTTTTACTGAAGACTGCCAATGTTTTTCTCATGGATGCGAAGAACTTGTTTTTTCGCAGAACGCAATGGCTTCTGAAGCGGGGTGGAAAGTTGATACTAGTGACTTCACCAGTGTCATCTACGCTGATAAAATTAACGATGAACATTGAGAGAAGGTAACGTATTTGTTGGTGGATGAGCTTAGTGGCAGAGGAAGTCAATGAGTTGTGCGTAAGCAGCTGCGACGCGGATGAGCCTTTTTAGGAAATTATGTATATATTTTCGTCTATTGGTGATTGTTTCGTAAAGCAAAGTGCGTGAGACAGACGTTCTGATAACCGTGAGGATAGCGATTCTCAAATCAAAAGGAGGCTCGATCAGAAAACGCTTTTTCGACAGATGCAGAGTGAAAGTCTTTGGGGTTTCGAGTGAAATATCCCATCATCCGTGTGAATTCCACTTTTGATCTTGTGCATCCACTGATTTCAAGTTACAGAATGAGTTTAGTACCGCAGGTGCAGCACTCCTGCCTGAACCGCTTTCGTTTTGTACCATGGTTGGCTTAAATGCCATACTGTTGCTTTGTTGCCTAAAAAAGTGATAAGTTTCGGCCGCTGAATGGAGTGTTTCGCATGTGTGCTGAGTGATTGGTACTCCGTGAATGTAGGCAGTCGTGTTTCTGCTATCACGACAACGTAGAACTCTAAGCGGCGTAGAACATCTTCTCTTTTGAACGGAGTCTGTTGTTGACGAGACCCCGTGAAGCGATAGGGTTGAAGACAGACAAGTTGAAGCAGAGTAGAAATGAAAAAAAACGGGTGATCATAATTCCTGTGCATGAGGGAATCTAGGCATCTTGAGAATGTTGCTTCCTGTAGATGAGTTACGTTAGAACAGCTAATGTGTCGGGGACTTTGAGTAGGAGTCCGTGAGTGGAGTTGCAGTGGCAAATTCACTCAGTGGTGAAGCCCTACAAAGCTTCTATGTAACAGTACCAGTCTTCTAGATTTCAAAGCAGTAACGGTTGAAAATCTGGGCTGGGACCGTCTCTTGCAGTGAAAGGACGTGTTTTTTCTCTCTGGTGCAGCGCATGCAGAAATAATAATAATCACACTAAGTGAAACCCCGAGGAGACGTCGTACTGAATTGTTGGCAGAACAGTAGAGATGAATTTCAAGAAGAGAAGCAAGGCTAAGtgggtgggaaaaacaaatgGCTCAGCGTTGGGATCATTCGCCTTTTCGCGATTGTAGTTTTCTTGCATCCGATGCATCAAGCTGCGCATTGTCTCAGCGTGGCGGCAAGGGTGAATACTTATGCACGGAATCGAGAGAACGGGGTGGGGGTCGATGGTGACTGTTTTTCCATAGTTGGAGCGGTAAACGTCCTCTTTCATTTGACCCATTGAGAGAGGTGTTACATGATCGCTAGCGTACCCCACCAAATACATACGCGGTGTTTGGTAGTATTTGTCGTACACAATGTAAACATCATAGACGCGCAAGTTTGAGTTATCAGTTGCCGTAGCAACAACGTCCTCTTCGCCAGAgtcatcgtcgtcttcgtcccAGGTGAGCACCTTTTCCTCTTCGAGGGCTGTGGCGGGCAGGGCAACCTGTGTGGCTTCTGTCAAAACAAAGTCGTCCTCATCAACTGCCTCTGGTGAAGCGTTCGTCGAGTCCACTGGCGCTCGTTCAGTGCACGGGGCACCGCGGTAGACAatgcattttttttctttcggaAGGTAGTCTTGCACGCTCTCAGGGCCACCGACCCACTGCCATACAGGGTTCTTCTGTACAAGTTCGTCACCCGCCTCCACAAACTCTTTCGGAGTGAGTCGTCCTGTGGTTTGAAAATCACTGGTTGTTTTCACATTGTGGAGCTTGTTGTGAACATTTTTGAACCCCTCGTACAGAGAGCGTCGTATAGACATTTAAGCGAAAAAAAATGTCTCCTCACTGTTGCTTGTCTCTGCTAAGATACGTTCCCCTAACGAACAAAAATATATGTGATCTCCTGAATGTCATAGGAGCTGCTGGCATGTGGAATGGCGAGATCGAGATTATAAAAGATCAGTATGAGAAGTAAAAAGgagtcttttttttttgtttgccacagaagagaggggaaaaGGCATTTCACTTTCTCAGTGTATGTGCGGGTTTTGTGGTGTTTTCCGAAGAACCTCGATATAGAGGGCGACGAGCTTTCCGGCAAAGTAAAAAAAAGCAGAGAAAATGTTTTGATGTGGGTCCTGAGCCCCGTTGCATTAGCGCAACACCGAAATGCGCCTGCCCACATCCTGAAAAGTGAAGGTCCTCTTTACCTCCGTTAAACTCACTACCTTCATTTGTGTGTTTCTATTTCATTCCCTCTTTATTCTCACGATGACAGGAGGAAAgcctcagtgcgtggtatctcGGTGCTCAGTACACCCCTACTCGCTCTGTCggcgcgggggagggagtgggggcggggaagccaagcagccctccCTTCCTGTGCCTGCGAAATGCCGAGCCCACCGCTGGTGATGACAGGGTGAAGCGCCTGCCGCCTAGGCAGGTGGGTGCGACGTATCACTGCGGATGTCGGtggtcaggtcctggacggggatgcgtcggagcgaccggCGACAGAGAGCACGCTTGCGCCACCCATGCGATGGGCCGAGGTGCCAGCATGGCTCGAGTGCATCTCACGCgcccctcgcactgcctacTGGTTGGGGCAGCCTGGGCGTCACGCCGAGGTGTAGGGACGGGGGggtggttgtggtggtgcacccggggtggcgaccggcatgatgggggagcggctaTGAGGCGACCCGCggagcggggaggggtgggcgcAGCTCGAGACGGAGGCCGTGCTGAGGTGGCTGGGTCGGGGCATTGcttgcatgcgtgcgtgtctcgggctgcttcgcgccaggcgatggggcctgtggcacGCCGGGGGCCGAGCGGAGCTTGGCCTGCCTTGtttggtggtgggtgggggggaaggggggggtgaCGGGCGTTTGGAAACGGTGAAAACAAAGCGTAGTTTTGCGAAAAGAATGTACCCCTGGCGGGACTCGAACCCGCAACCTTTTGCTTAGGAAGCAAACGCCATATCCATTAGGCTACAAGGGCGGCGGGGTTTTGATATGCTAGGTTAGTGGGAGTGCTGCGTTTGCTGCTTCTTTTGAAAGTACTCCAGGCGGGATTCGAACCCGCAATCTTTGGATTAGAAGTCCAAAGCCTTATCCGTTAGGCCACTGGAGCTCATGTTTGGCGGAATTTTCCGTCATGGTGACCTTTTTGTTTTTAAGTTTTTAATGATTGCTACTTTCTATCTTGTGGGCGTGTAGCTCAGTGGTAGAGCGCCTGTTTTGCATACAGGAGGCCTAGGGTTCAAACCCCTACTCGTCCATTTTTTTCCTTCAGACTGCCTCTGCTCTAGGGGTTCGGTTTGACAGTCTCGTCATGCGGCGGAGAGGATGGAGGAAGCGGATCTCACGTTCAAGACCCCGGTCCTGCCGGTGCTGAAGTAATTGTGTTTCCTGGCGGTGGAGGGccgaaaagggagagggcaaGGAGGTGGACCGTTTCGGAGGAAGCAATCGCGTAGCGAGGCAGAGATGGCTGTCTTGATGCCGGATTGGTTGGGGGCTTGTGCGTGTCGCTTCCCTCCCTTGTGACGTGATGCTGTGGCAGGTGACCCGTCTTGctgttttctgtttttttttttcgcctcgGTGTAGTAGCGTGGGAGGTGCTTTTGCGGTGTCGCTGTCAAGtcggctgcgcacgcgcgtagACACGTCTGCCGATGTCCCCACCACTACTTTCGCCAATGCTGCTCTGCTGTAATAATGCCGCTTCCCCAGAAGTCCTTGCCGTCTGCCAGTGCAAATGGCCGCAGGCTcgaaaggagagagacgtTGTACGTGTTCGATATCTCTACGGATGGCTGACGCCCCGTGCCGATGTCGATGATCAGTTGATGCCGCGCCACATCCATCACCCACACATCCAACGGAACAATGAACTCCAGCTGCGGGAAGGGTGTCGCGCTCATTGCCACAAGCGCCTCGCGATGCCACGCCCACTTCGTCTCCCCGTAGTCGATGCCCGGCTTGGCGTTAAGCATACGTTCCACCCGTATCGCCGCCATGTCGTAGCTTATGGACTTGCTGGCAGGGCCCTTGTTGATGGCGCGGATGTTGCCACCCATTCTGTGAAAGAAGCCGCCAAACTGCGCTGAGGCGCCCGTAAACTTCTTGAAGCCAAGGTTCGCCAGGCGGAACTGCCAGTCGTAGTCCTCAAAGTAGGCGGGGTAGAAGTTTTCATCGAGGAAGCCGCCGACCAGCAGCGCAAGGCGCGACACCAGAAAGGCGCACATGGACTTGGTCTCGTAGTAAAACATCCCTACATGCCCCTTGAACTCGTCCTGCTGCTCTGCAAAGGAGCTGTACCTAATCCGGTCCGGCAGGAGCATGGAGATGGAGAGACCGGGTGTGGTTGCCACACTGGCGCGCAGTGTCTGCCGCcctgccgcgcgcgccgccctctcctcctgtTCCACCACTTCCTCCAGCGCGCGAATGCGGGCCGCGTCGGGGGCCAGCATTTCGTACACAACGGGTATGTACCTGTCAAAATACCGGCGCTCAAAGTACACGTCGCAGTTGAACACGCCGATAAAGGGCACCTCGGCATGCGGCTTCTGTAGGGCCACCCGGTACCCTTCGTTGACAGCCGCAGCGTAGCCGATGTTTTGCGGTCGGTACTCGACGATGAGCCGCTCAGacggcaccgcggcgcgcagcttcgtCAGCAGCACAGTCATCTCCTCCACTGCGCCATTCTGCAGGATGTAGAGgtagcgcgcgcgcgcgtgcacgcggcaCATGAACATGCGGAAGTCTTCCCACtccagcgtcagcggcacaATCACGAACGGGATGACGGTGTCGGCCGGAACACCGTCTGTCTGCAGCCATCTGCGAGTGCAAGCAAACAGCTCCTCATCGGTCACTGGCTGGTCTGTCGGCGCCGTGACCCAAACATCCTTACCCCCGTCTACTGCTCCCACCGCCACGTCAGGCGACGAGTACAAGATAAGAAGCGTGATGCTGGCTGCTAGTAACACAGAGGCTACGAACAGCAGGCAGCGTCGCGCAGGAGAAAAGCCGCAAGCGTGCGACCTCTGCCCGCGCTTCATCCGCGGAGAATGGGCTCACCTGGCGAACGCTCTCttgacgcgcgcgcacaaactCGGATAGGGAAGCGGGCCAACAgacacccgccgccgccctgcgTCGCGCCTgtatgcgtttgtgtgtgtgtgctgctcaCGCATGTAGAGTTTCCCGTAAGGAGGCGATGAGTCGGATAAGAcgtaggggggggggggtagagGTGAGAGGGGACGCACATGAACAACTGAAGAGATACAGGGTGGTGGGAGGAAGGGTTAGGGATGCTCGACAATGCACCAGCGGCGAACCCCCATATAGCCAGGTAAGTGCGGATGATCCGCACATGGCGGAAGGTCATACGTCTGTCAGACTCGCCTATTTCACCCTCATTGCCCCAACTCGTACAACAAGCAGGAAAACCAAAGTCGCACACCACGAAGCCACGCATACATCCTCTCATGGTGCTTTACCTCGGCTTGTCGACTTTGTGCGCACCCTGTGAATCCGTCGCTTTTCCTTCCTTCGATTTACCGTGTACTCAATCGCGCTTTAACTACTACCGTCcgctctgcccccccccccctcgcacCGACTCCCTGTTGTTGTCCCTCGCTTGTGAGTGCTCGCCCCTACCAATGCAGGCGGACgggagaaaagagaggggaacggcaaggaggaggtcgaaggaggggagaggtgcCAAGCGACATTAGTGaacctttttctttgcttgcTTAGTGTGCTGCATGCGCAagacacacgtacacacctCACCGATGAGGGGATGCACAGGGGTGTTGCAGCATGCGATGCGTCAACACACATATCTACCCCTCCCACCTCCCACCTCTCCTAAACGCCGTCTGCCGCTTCTAactcttctcctccttcgcctttttcggcttcttcttctttgcggcagcggtgagaAACGCATCCAGGCCTTGCGCATGTTCGtgctgctccttc
This genomic stretch from Leishmania infantum JPCM5 genome chromosome 33 harbors:
- the LPG1R gene encoding beta-galactofuranosyltransferase-like protein, translating into MKRGQRSHACGFSPARRCLLFVASVLLAASITLLILYSSPDVAVGAVDGGKDVWVTAPTDQPVTDEELFACTRRWLQTDGVPADTVIPFVIVPLTLEWEDFRMFMCRVHARARYLYILQNGAVEEMTVLLTKLRAAVPSERLIVEYRPQNIGYAAAVNEGYRVALQKPHAEVPFIGVFNCDVYFERRYFDRYIPVVYEMLAPDAARIRALEEVVEQEERAARAAGRQTLRASVATTPGLSISMLLPDRIRYSSFAEQQDEFKGHVGMFYYETKSMCAFLVSRLALLVGGFLDENFYPAYFEDYDWQFRLANLGFKKFTGASAQFGGFFHRMGGNIRAINKGPASKSISYDMAAIRVERMLNAKPGIDYGETKWAWHREALVAMSATPFPQLEFIVPLDVWVMDVARHQLIIDIGTGRQPSVEISNTYNVSLLSSLRPFALADGKDFWGSGIITAEQHWRK
- a CDS encoding putative autophagocytosis protein, with the protein product MSIRRSLYEGFKNVHNKLHNVKTTSDFQTTGRLTPKEFVEAGDELVQKNPVWQWVGGPESVQDYLPKEKKCIVYRGAPCTERAPVDSTNASPEAVDEDDFVLTEATQVALPATALEEEKVLTWDEDDDDSGEEDVVATATDNSNLRVYDVYIVYDKYYQTPRMYLVGYASDHVTPLSMGQMKEDVYRSNYGKTVTIDPHPVLSIPCISIHPCRHAETMRSLMHRMQENYNREKANDPNAEPFVFPTHLALLLFLKFISTVLPTIQYDVSSGFHLV